TGTAAATGCTAAAGAGAAGAAAGTAACAATTAATACGCCAGCGTGGGCAAAAATTTGGCAGATGGTTCTTGATGGTTACAAATCAGGGGCGATCATCGAAAACACGAAAGAAATGTCCGTTAACCGAGGGGGCCACAATTACTATAAGCCTGAAGATTCATACGGTTTATTCTTATCGGGTAAAGCGGCGATGATTAAGGCGAGCCCGGGGTTCAAGGATATTCTGAACGAACAGAAGGTTGGATTCGAATGGGGAGTTGTAGCGGAGCCGAGCGATCCGACTCTGAACGAGGGAATTTCCATGCAGCCTTTAAACATTTACGCCATAAGCGCTGCATCCCCCTACAAAGATGAGGCTTGGCAGTTAATTGATTACTTGGTTGGCGAAGAGAGGCAGAAACAGCAAGCTGCCGTCATAAGTATGGGGGGGCTTCCAGCCCGAATACATGCGGATCAAGGTGAGGTGAGCTTCATTAAGCCTTTTATAGAGTTAGCACCATCACCTGTAGGGCAGTTCGTTGAATTTTACCGGGACGACATCCCTATCTCGTTCTTAGATAGCTTCTACAATTTAGCTAATGCTTACTTCCTTAAGCTGTTGGACGGAACACTAAGTGTGGACGAAGCGCTCAAGCAGCTTCAGGAGGAAGCGCAAGTGGAATTGAACAAGTTCAAGTAGACCAGGGGGGGGGTAGCCCATGTACAAAATTTTGGCTCTAATCTCCTTCTTGTTGATCGGAACGTTTCTGTCCGGATGTCAGACA
This portion of the Cohnella abietis genome encodes:
- a CDS encoding ABC transporter substrate-binding protein, which codes for MKRKFVIGSIAVAVLFSTQACTKVEKVKEPVTLKVWSWEGNYGTYATDFAGAHQGIRLVRVAPIDETNPMNEYDPDKIKQRFEQTIQAIDELQPDVLLLEMPQYIKLAREGKLVSLEQRVKEKSFNEATYSPSLLTMLRIQGNDELYGLSDNLYSEAIYYNKTLLNKNQIPLPQSSMSWEETLRLANRVTNTNAGIAGYFAGTDERTRAWVTISGIGMTSKLQYVNAKEKKVTINTPAWAKIWQMVLDGYKSGAIIENTKEMSVNRGGHNYYKPEDSYGLFLSGKAAMIKASPGFKDILNEQKVGFEWGVVAEPSDPTLNEGISMQPLNIYAISAASPYKDEAWQLIDYLVGEERQKQQAAVISMGGLPARIHADQGEVSFIKPFIELAPSPVGQFVEFYRDDIPISFLDSFYNLANAYFLKLLDGTLSVDEALKQLQEEAQVELNKFK